From Lolium perenne isolate Kyuss_39 chromosome 5, Kyuss_2.0, whole genome shotgun sequence, a single genomic window includes:
- the LOC127303358 gene encoding uncharacterized protein, which produces MSSRSNSKRLPSDDNVASDGGLRRREIYLNGPSLERASKRTTEGVLSPSSMKNPNKSKGTNQLHSEASGSNSRKSESRHVIHVSAGNDDLSTTQKPRKVKLKIGGISRTIPAKPNPNLPDSRSSAAKPTQLGDSWHRQKHGNQTEGAKDKSRLPSSQDKKTKKLRTIEDTFTPEQPAKVQRESSSDPVRKSRRIAKKSNFDSEFDEEYDASTLENLGASNVNDGHGRDSKNKGGSNSKNNASKKDRSRSTVYEVDNDFATPQSNRDGKKRLRDNSVADADNTEEELASDSELEPGNKKQKAVTESPANVKIEPLTTRRRALQSWMDGNSNSTVEFPDGLRAASSRSKKEKLSDAEMLAKKAEAAQRRKLQVEKATKESEAEAIRKILGLDTEKKKEERKQKEREEKEKAARAEELARNSIRWVMGPTGTVVSFPDSVGLPSIFNSKPCSYPPPREKCAGPSCTNVYRYRDSKLKLPLCSLECYKAVRGNA; this is translated from the exons ATGTCATCTAGGAGTAATTCGAAGAGGTTGCCTTCAGATGACAATGTTGCCTCTGATGGAGGACTCCGAAGACGAGAGATTTATCTGAACGGACCTTCCCTGGAGCGTGCTTCCAAGCGTACCACCGAGGGTGTTCTATCCCCTTCAAGCATGAAAAACCCAAATAAGAGCAAAGGGACCAACCAGTTGCATTCCGAGGCGTCGGGAAGTAATTCAAGAAAGAGTGAGAGCAGGCATGTGATACATGTGTCTGCGGGGAATGATGATTTATCAACCACTCAAAAACCGAGGAAAGTGAAGCTCAAAATTGGTGGAATCAGTCGGACTATACCAGCAAAACCAAATCCTAATTTACCAGATTCCAGGTCTTCAGCTGCAAAGCCTACACAGCTGGGAGATTCATGGCACCGGCAAAAGCACGGTAATCAG ACTGAAGGCGCAAAAGATAAAAGTAGGTTACCCTCTTCTCAagacaagaaaacaaaaaaactgAGGACAATTGAAGATACCTTCACTCCGGAACAACCTGCCAAAGTTCAGAGAGAATCATCTTCAGATCCTGTCCGGAAGAGTAGGAGGATTGCTAAGAAATCAAACTTTGACAGTGAATTTGACGAGGAATATGATGCAAGTACTCTTGAAAATCTTGGAGCttctaatgttaatgatggtcatGGTCGTGATTCTAAAAACAAAGGAGGAAGTAACTCAAAGAATAATGCCTCAAAGAAAGATAGAAGTAGGAGCACAGTTTATGAGGTTGATAATGATTTTGCTACACCCCAATCAAATAGAGATGGGAAGAAAAGGTTGAGAGATAATTCTGTTGCTGATGCTGATAATACTGAAGAGGAACTGGCCTCTGATAGCGAACTCGAACCCGGAAACAAGAAGCAGAAGGCAGTCACTGAGTCACCTGCCAATGTTAAGATTGAACCTCTCACGACACGTCGCCGAGCCCTCCAGTCATGGATGGATGGGAACAGCAACAGTACCGTTGAGTTCCCTGACGGTTTACGAGCAGCTTCCTCAAGAA GCAAGAAGGAAAAGCTCTCTGATGCAGAGATGCTCGCCAAGAAGGCTGAGGCCGCTCAACGGCGCAAGTTGCAAGTGGAGAAAGCCACAAAAGAAAGCGAG GCTGAAGCTATAAGGAAAATATTGGGCCTGGAtaccgagaagaagaaagaagagaggaAGCAAAAGGAGCGAGAAGAGAAG GAGAAGGCAGCCAGGGCGGAAGAACTAGCCAGAAACTCCATCCGCTGGGTCATGGGCCCCACGGGCACGGTGGTTTCGTTCCCTGATTCTGTAGGCCTCCCCAGCATCTTCAACTCCAAGCCCTGCAG CTACCCTCCCCCACGTGAGAAGTGCGCCGGACCGTCGTGCACGAACGTGTACCGGTACAGGGACTCGAAGCTGAAGCTCCCCCTCTGCAGCCTGGAGTGCTACAAAGCCGTCCGTGGGAACGCTTGA
- the LOC127299261 gene encoding cytochrome c oxidase subunit 5C, which translates to MAGGRIAHATLKGPSVVKEIFIGLTLGLVAGGMWKMHHWNEQRKTRSFYDMLEKGQISVVVEE; encoded by the coding sequence ATGGCAGGCGGCAGAATTGCACATGCTACCCTCAAGGGTCCGAGCGTGGTGAAGGAGATCTTCATTGGACTCACCCTCGGGCTGGTTGCTGGTGGTATGTGGAAGATGCATCACTGGAACGAGCAGAGGAAGACTCGATCCTTCTATGACATGCTCGAGAAGGGTCAGATCAGTGTCGTTGTCGAGGAGTAG
- the LOC127299262 gene encoding ocs element-binding factor 1-like, with the protein MSSSSLSPGGRLSGSDGDSAGTFAAGDNRREKRRLSNRESARRSRLRKQQHLDELVQEVARLKAENARVLGRANDIAGQFVRVDQENTVLRARAAELGDRLRSVNQVLRVVEEFSGVAMDIQEECPPDDPLLRPWQIPYPATAMPIAATATHMLQY; encoded by the coding sequence ATGTCGTCGTCGTCTCTGTCGCCGGGAGGAAGGCTGTCCGGGTCGGACGGCGACTCGGCGGGCACGTTCGCGGCCGGGGACAACCGGCGGGAGAAGCGGCGGCTGTCGAACCGGGAGTCGGCGCGGCGGTCGAGGCTGCGGAAGCAGCAGCACCTGGACGAGCTGGTGCAGGAGGTGGCGCGGCTCAAGGCCGAGAACGCGCGCGTGCTGGGGCGCGCCAACGACATCGCGGGCCAGTTCGTGCGCGTCGACCAGGAGAACACGGTGCTCCGGGCGCGCGCCGCCGAGCTCGGCGACCGCCTGCGCTCCGTCAACCAGGTGCTCCGCGTCGTCGAGGAGTTCAGCGGCGTCGCCATGGACATCCAGGAGGAGTGCCCGCCCGACGACCCACTGCTCCGGCCGTGGCAGATCCCCTACCCGGCCACCGCCATGCCCATCGCAGCCACCGCAACGCACATGCTCCAGTACTGA